Proteins encoded in a region of the Mycolicibacterium neoaurum genome:
- a CDS encoding D-alanyl-D-alanine carboxypeptidase family protein, producing MASFATLRRMACAATTALMLAGPALVSAPLAGAEPAPDPCPYRTTTPPAVDASEVPKPGDPTPGALPVPATPLGGEALGGCGIVTAAGTGPVPEDVSAEAWLVADLDTGDVIAAKDPHGRHRPASIIKVLVAMQAIQELPINRIVNGTEGDEHAEGSRVGVKNGERYTINDLLHGLLMVSGNDAAHALSMQLGGMDIALQKINTLARKLGARDTRAATPSGLDGPGMSTSAYDVGLFYRFAWQNDTFSKIVGTEKYPWPAYELENDNKLLYNYPGALGGKTGYTDDAGQTFVGAAERDGRRLVAVMLKGTRVPIAPWEQAARLLDYGFATPPGTKVGTLIEADPSLAVAKTEEAPDPTAVAATALPPADTVPVRVGVGLVGAIIVFALMMVARSMNRQRA from the coding sequence ATGGCTTCCTTCGCGACGTTGCGCCGAATGGCTTGCGCGGCCACCACGGCACTGATGCTGGCGGGACCGGCGCTGGTCAGCGCGCCGCTGGCGGGTGCGGAACCGGCACCGGATCCCTGCCCGTACCGCACCACGACACCACCTGCGGTCGACGCCTCGGAGGTCCCCAAGCCGGGTGATCCGACCCCGGGCGCGCTGCCCGTTCCCGCGACGCCACTGGGCGGCGAGGCTCTCGGCGGCTGCGGCATCGTGACCGCAGCGGGTACCGGCCCGGTGCCCGAGGATGTCTCCGCCGAGGCATGGTTGGTTGCCGATCTGGACACCGGTGACGTCATCGCCGCCAAGGATCCGCACGGTCGGCATCGCCCGGCCAGCATCATCAAGGTGCTCGTCGCGATGCAGGCCATCCAGGAACTGCCCATCAACCGGATCGTCAACGGCACCGAGGGTGACGAGCACGCCGAGGGCAGCCGCGTCGGGGTGAAGAACGGCGAGCGCTACACGATCAACGATCTGTTGCACGGGCTGTTGATGGTGTCCGGCAACGACGCCGCGCACGCACTGTCGATGCAGCTCGGCGGGATGGACATCGCGCTGCAGAAGATCAACACGCTGGCGCGCAAGCTCGGAGCGCGCGACACCCGCGCAGCCACGCCGTCGGGCTTGGACGGCCCCGGCATGAGCACCTCGGCTTATGACGTCGGCCTGTTCTACCGCTTCGCGTGGCAGAACGACACCTTCTCCAAAATCGTTGGCACCGAGAAATACCCATGGCCCGCCTATGAGCTGGAGAACGACAACAAGCTGCTGTACAACTACCCGGGCGCACTGGGCGGCAAGACCGGATACACCGATGACGCCGGCCAGACGTTCGTGGGCGCAGCCGAACGTGACGGCCGCCGGCTGGTGGCCGTGATGCTCAAGGGCACCCGGGTACCCATCGCACCGTGGGAGCAGGCCGCCCGCCTGCTCGACTACGGGTTCGCCACCCCGCCGGGCACCAAGGTCGGCACCCTCATCGAGGCCGACCCCTCATTGGCCGTCGCGAAAACCGAAGAGGCACCGGATCCCACCGCGGTCGCCGCCACTGCGCTGCCGCCCGCCGATACCGTGCCGGTGCGCGTCGGCGTCGGGCTGGTCGGCGCCATCATCGTGTTCGCACTGATGATGGTGGCCCGGTCGATGAACCGACAGCGCGCCTGA
- a CDS encoding aspartate aminotransferase family protein: MTITETTANTTGDLAAKAQRHLWGHFARHGADITPPIITRGEGTRIFDDKGNSYIDGLSGLFVVQVGHGREELAAAAAKQAEQLAFFPLWSYATPTAIELAERVANYAPGDLNRVFFTTGGGEAVESAWKLAKQFFKLTGKPGKHKVVSRSIAYHGTPQGALAITGIPAFKAPFEPLTPGGFRAPNTNFYRAPEPFAHDEKAFGQYCADRIAEAIEFEGPDTVAAVFLEPVQNAGGCFPPPPGYFERVREICDEYDVLLVSDEVICAYGRIGSMFACDDFGYVPDIITSAKGLTSGYSPLGAMIASDRLFEPFDDGKTVFGHGYTFGGHPVSAAVALANLDIFEREGINDHVKQNAPAFKATLEKLYDLPIVGDVRGEGFFYGIELVKDKTTKETFDDDESERLLRGFLTPALWEAGLYCRADDRGDPVVQLAPPLISGQAEFDAIYDILHNVLSEAARRL; the protein is encoded by the coding sequence ATGACTATCACCGAAACAACTGCGAATACCACAGGCGATCTGGCCGCTAAGGCCCAGCGCCACCTGTGGGGGCACTTCGCGCGCCATGGCGCCGATATCACCCCACCGATCATCACCCGCGGCGAAGGCACCCGCATCTTCGACGACAAGGGCAACAGCTACATCGACGGCCTGTCCGGACTGTTCGTCGTCCAGGTCGGCCACGGCCGTGAGGAATTGGCCGCCGCTGCGGCCAAGCAGGCAGAGCAATTGGCCTTCTTCCCGCTGTGGTCTTACGCGACGCCGACGGCGATCGAGCTGGCCGAGCGGGTCGCCAATTACGCGCCGGGCGACCTGAACCGGGTGTTCTTCACCACCGGCGGTGGCGAGGCGGTCGAGTCGGCCTGGAAGCTGGCCAAGCAGTTCTTCAAGCTCACCGGCAAACCCGGTAAGCACAAGGTGGTTTCGCGGTCCATCGCGTACCACGGGACCCCGCAGGGGGCGCTGGCGATCACCGGCATCCCGGCATTCAAGGCTCCCTTCGAGCCGCTGACCCCAGGTGGCTTCCGCGCGCCGAACACCAACTTCTACCGCGCGCCCGAACCATTCGCGCACGACGAGAAGGCGTTCGGTCAGTACTGCGCCGACCGCATCGCCGAGGCCATCGAGTTCGAGGGCCCCGACACCGTCGCCGCGGTCTTCCTGGAGCCGGTGCAGAACGCCGGCGGATGCTTCCCGCCGCCGCCCGGATACTTCGAGCGCGTCCGCGAGATCTGCGACGAGTACGACGTGCTGCTGGTCTCCGACGAAGTCATCTGCGCCTACGGCCGGATCGGCTCGATGTTCGCCTGTGACGACTTCGGCTACGTGCCCGACATCATCACCAGCGCCAAGGGTTTGACCTCCGGTTACTCACCGCTGGGCGCGATGATCGCCAGCGACCGACTGTTCGAGCCCTTCGATGACGGCAAGACCGTCTTCGGCCACGGCTACACCTTCGGCGGACATCCGGTCTCGGCGGCCGTCGCCCTGGCCAATCTCGACATCTTCGAGCGCGAGGGCATCAACGACCACGTCAAACAGAATGCGCCGGCATTCAAGGCGACCCTGGAGAAGCTCTACGATCTTCCGATCGTCGGTGACGTGCGCGGCGAGGGCTTCTTCTACGGCATCGAACTGGTCAAGGACAAGACGACCAAGGAGACCTTCGACGACGACGAGTCCGAGCGGCTGTTGCGCGGATTCCTTACCCCGGCGCTGTGGGAGGCCGGACTGTACTGCCGCGCCGACGACCGTGGCGACCCGGTGGTGCAGCTGGCGCCGCCGCTGATCAGCGGGCAGGCCGAGTTCGACGCGATCTACGACATCCTGCACAACGTGCTGTCCGAGGCCGCCCGCCGACTCTGA
- a CDS encoding Lrp/AsnC family transcriptional regulator, producing the protein MSHPDSPPGPSAVSLRINHSRPGAAFQLDELSKAIIEKLQQDGRRSYAGIGKAVGLSEAAVRQRVQRMVDAGVMQIVAVTDPMQLGFARQAMIGIRCTGDTTKVAEKLAQLESVDYVVLTAGTFDAIVEVVCEDDGDLLDLLNTKIRAVPGVISTETLVYLKLVKQQYNWGTR; encoded by the coding sequence ATGTCGCACCCGGACTCTCCGCCCGGCCCCTCCGCCGTGTCACTACGAATCAACCATTCGCGCCCGGGGGCCGCGTTCCAGCTCGACGAACTGTCCAAGGCCATCATCGAGAAGCTCCAGCAGGACGGTCGACGCTCCTACGCCGGGATCGGTAAGGCGGTCGGACTATCGGAAGCGGCGGTTCGCCAGCGCGTGCAGCGCATGGTGGACGCCGGCGTCATGCAGATCGTCGCGGTGACCGACCCGATGCAACTGGGCTTCGCCCGCCAGGCCATGATCGGCATCCGCTGCACCGGCGACACCACCAAAGTTGCCGAGAAGCTGGCCCAACTGGAATCCGTCGACTACGTGGTGCTGACCGCCGGCACCTTCGATGCCATCGTCGAGGTGGTCTGCGAGGACGACGGTGACCTGCTCGACCTACTCAACACCAAGATCCGCGCCGTCCCGGGAGTGATATCCACCGAAACGTTGGTTTACCTGAAACTCGTTAAACAGCAATACAACTGGGGCACTAGATGA
- a CDS encoding gamma-aminobutyraldehyde dehydrogenase has product MSAQKPAIAGSWINGAATTTSGQSFDVINPATGAVVTTYALATPADVDAAVAAARAAQPAWAAAPPVERAGVLAKLAELMEAAADTFIAEEVAQCGKPVRLATEFDVPGSIDNIAFFAGAARHLEGKASAEYSADHTSSIRREAVGIVATITPWNYPLQMAVWKVIPALAAGCAVVIKPAEITPLTTLTLARIAADAGLPAGILNVVTGAGGDVGTALAGHPDVDVVTFTGSTPVGRKVMAAAALHGHRTQLELGGKAPFVVFDDADLDAAIQGAVAGALINSGQDCTAATRAIVARDLYDDFVAGVGEVMSKIVVGDPHDKDTDLGPLITYAHREKVAAMVSRAPDQGGRIVTGGVIPDLPGAFYRPTLIADVSESSEVYRDEIFGPVLTVRAFTDDDDALRQANDTAYGLAASAWTRDVYRAQRASREINAGCVWINDHIPIISEMPHGGVGASGFGKDMSQYSFEEYLTIKHVMSDITGVADKEWHRTIFASR; this is encoded by the coding sequence GTGAGTGCTCAAAAACCTGCCATCGCGGGCAGTTGGATCAATGGTGCAGCAACAACCACGTCGGGGCAGAGTTTCGACGTCATCAACCCCGCCACCGGGGCGGTGGTCACCACATATGCGTTGGCCACCCCCGCCGACGTGGACGCCGCGGTGGCCGCCGCGCGTGCCGCGCAGCCCGCCTGGGCCGCCGCGCCGCCGGTGGAGCGGGCCGGCGTGCTGGCCAAACTGGCCGAACTGATGGAAGCGGCCGCCGACACCTTCATCGCCGAGGAGGTCGCCCAGTGCGGTAAGCCCGTGCGGCTGGCCACCGAGTTCGACGTTCCAGGCAGTATCGACAACATCGCCTTCTTCGCCGGTGCCGCACGGCACCTGGAGGGCAAGGCCAGCGCGGAGTATTCGGCCGACCACACCTCCAGCATCCGGCGGGAGGCCGTCGGTATCGTCGCGACGATCACGCCGTGGAACTATCCGCTGCAGATGGCGGTGTGGAAGGTCATCCCGGCGCTCGCCGCAGGATGTGCGGTGGTCATCAAGCCCGCCGAGATCACCCCACTGACGACGCTGACGCTGGCCCGCATCGCCGCCGACGCGGGTCTTCCCGCCGGGATTCTCAACGTCGTCACCGGTGCGGGTGGCGATGTCGGGACCGCGCTGGCCGGACACCCCGATGTGGATGTGGTGACCTTCACCGGGTCGACCCCGGTGGGGCGCAAGGTGATGGCCGCGGCGGCGCTGCACGGTCACCGCACGCAGCTCGAACTCGGCGGCAAGGCGCCGTTCGTGGTGTTCGACGACGCGGATCTGGACGCGGCCATCCAGGGCGCGGTGGCCGGTGCGTTGATCAACAGCGGACAAGACTGCACCGCGGCCACCAGGGCCATCGTCGCGCGCGACCTCTATGACGATTTCGTGGCCGGGGTCGGCGAGGTGATGAGCAAGATCGTCGTAGGCGATCCGCATGACAAGGACACCGATCTGGGGCCGCTGATCACCTACGCCCACCGCGAGAAGGTGGCAGCCATGGTCTCCCGCGCCCCCGATCAGGGCGGGCGCATCGTCACCGGCGGTGTCATTCCGGATCTGCCCGGTGCGTTCTACCGGCCGACCCTGATCGCCGATGTGTCGGAATCCTCGGAGGTGTACCGCGACGAGATCTTCGGCCCGGTGCTCACCGTGCGGGCGTTCACCGATGACGACGACGCACTGCGCCAGGCCAACGACACCGCCTACGGTCTGGCGGCCTCGGCCTGGACCCGTGACGTGTACCGGGCGCAGCGCGCCTCGCGTGAGATCAACGCCGGCTGTGTGTGGATCAACGACCACATCCCGATCATCTCCGAGATGCCGCACGGTGGTGTCGGGGCATCCGGGTTCGGTAAAGACATGAGCCAGTACAGCTTCGAGGAGTACCTGACCATCAAGCATGTGATGAGCGATATCACCGGGGTGGCCGACAAGGAGTGGCACCGGACGATTTTCGCGTCTCGTTAG
- a CDS encoding universal stress protein produces MHLTVGYLATPTGDDGVALAAALARTFDADVDVVLVVREELPDGHPGRAQYQELLLEKGKQWIIKAVDTLTGAAKSVHANVLVGESFAEELLRFAESHHSDLIVVGGARDGFFGGHVIGPVSSALLHSSPIPVALAPRGYADDAPETIAAVTAAVPSRPGDDNPLPFAITLASAANLPIRMVSLVSAENLSEAEDLKELRATQIAAAQENLSVAARALPDSPDIESLVADGMTLESALKKLNWDDDDILVVGSSRFAAPKRIFLGSTASRILAGTDAPVIVIPRDE; encoded by the coding sequence ATGCATCTGACGGTCGGTTACCTGGCCACTCCCACCGGCGACGACGGTGTCGCCCTGGCGGCCGCGCTGGCCCGCACCTTCGATGCCGATGTCGACGTGGTGCTCGTCGTGCGCGAGGAACTGCCCGACGGGCATCCCGGCCGCGCGCAGTATCAGGAGCTGCTGCTCGAAAAGGGCAAGCAGTGGATCATCAAGGCGGTCGACACGCTGACCGGTGCGGCCAAGTCCGTCCACGCCAATGTCCTTGTCGGAGAATCGTTTGCCGAGGAATTGTTACGGTTCGCCGAGAGCCACCACTCCGACCTGATCGTCGTCGGCGGCGCGCGTGACGGCTTCTTCGGCGGTCACGTCATCGGGCCGGTGTCCAGCGCGCTGCTCCACAGTTCACCCATCCCGGTCGCACTCGCCCCGCGCGGCTACGCCGACGACGCACCGGAGACCATCGCCGCGGTGACCGCAGCGGTGCCGAGCAGGCCCGGCGACGACAATCCGCTGCCGTTCGCCATCACGCTGGCCAGCGCAGCGAACCTGCCGATCCGGATGGTGTCGCTGGTGTCGGCCGAAAACCTCTCCGAGGCAGAGGATCTCAAGGAACTGCGAGCCACGCAGATCGCCGCAGCGCAGGAGAACCTGTCGGTCGCCGCCCGCGCACTACCGGATTCACCGGATATCGAATCGCTGGTCGCCGACGGTATGACGTTGGAGTCGGCCCTGAAGAAACTCAACTGGGATGACGACGACATCCTGGTGGTCGGCTCCAGCCGGTTCGCCGCGCCCAAGCGCATCTTCCTGGGCTCGACGGCGTCGCGCATCCTGGCCGGTACCGATGCCCCGGTGATCGTGATCCCCCGCGACGAGTAG
- a CDS encoding APC family permease gives MAIAEQPTPVTTDKGLQAGALGLVGNVVIGLAAVAPAYSLAATLGYVVLHVGDKAPAMFVLAFIPMLLVAFAYKELSQDTPDCGTTFTWGTKAFGPWIGWIGGWGLAVSAIIVLANVAEIAAVYLFKFLGQDALADNLYAKVALGSFFIISMTLVSARGVVVSEKMQNVLIAIQFGVLIVASVWALIRVFGNTAGAQAVSPSLSWLWPSGLDISSIAAAIILCVFIYWGWDACLAVGEETKDPGRTPGIAAVITTLILVCTYVLVAYAVQSFAGFSVVGIGLNNPNNTDDVLTVLGAPVGGPILASLLLLTVSVSALSSTQTTILPTARGTLSMAVYEALPKRFASVHPKYMTPAFGTIVMGAMALFFYLVLTFLSENALADSVASLGLAVAFYYGITAFACVWYFRRTLFTSARNLFFRGIFPLLGGLAMAVAFGISAKDMIAPDYGYTAFGPVGGVFVLGVGMLVLGVPLMLACFAFGTKRFFRGETLTAETEVKVPDVY, from the coding sequence ATGGCAATCGCGGAACAGCCGACCCCGGTGACCACGGACAAGGGTCTGCAGGCCGGCGCGCTGGGTCTGGTGGGCAACGTGGTGATCGGACTGGCGGCCGTGGCCCCGGCCTACAGCCTGGCGGCGACGCTGGGCTACGTCGTGCTCCACGTCGGCGACAAGGCTCCGGCCATGTTCGTGCTGGCGTTCATCCCGATGCTCCTGGTGGCCTTCGCCTACAAGGAGTTGTCCCAGGACACCCCGGACTGCGGCACCACCTTCACCTGGGGTACCAAGGCCTTCGGTCCGTGGATCGGCTGGATCGGCGGCTGGGGACTGGCCGTGTCGGCGATCATCGTGCTCGCCAACGTCGCCGAGATCGCCGCGGTCTACCTGTTCAAATTCCTCGGCCAGGACGCGCTGGCGGACAATCTCTACGCCAAGGTCGCCCTCGGTTCGTTCTTCATCATCTCCATGACCCTGGTCAGCGCCCGCGGTGTGGTCGTCTCGGAGAAGATGCAGAACGTCCTGATCGCCATCCAGTTCGGTGTGTTGATCGTCGCGAGCGTATGGGCGCTGATCCGGGTGTTCGGCAACACCGCGGGCGCTCAGGCCGTCAGCCCGTCACTGTCCTGGTTGTGGCCGTCGGGTCTGGACATCTCCTCGATCGCCGCGGCGATCATCCTGTGCGTGTTCATCTACTGGGGCTGGGATGCCTGCCTGGCCGTCGGCGAGGAAACCAAGGATCCCGGCCGCACGCCCGGTATCGCCGCGGTCATCACCACGCTGATCCTGGTGTGCACCTATGTGCTGGTGGCGTATGCGGTCCAGTCGTTCGCCGGTTTCAGCGTGGTGGGAATCGGGCTGAACAACCCGAACAACACCGACGATGTGCTGACCGTGCTGGGCGCACCGGTGGGCGGTCCGATCCTGGCCTCGCTGCTGCTGCTGACGGTGTCGGTATCGGCGCTGTCGTCGACACAGACCACCATCCTGCCGACCGCGCGCGGCACCCTGTCGATGGCGGTCTACGAGGCACTGCCCAAGCGGTTCGCCAGCGTCCACCCCAAATACATGACACCGGCGTTCGGCACCATCGTGATGGGAGCGATGGCGCTGTTCTTCTATCTCGTGCTCACCTTCCTCTCGGAGAACGCCCTGGCCGACTCGGTCGCCTCGCTCGGGTTGGCCGTCGCGTTCTACTACGGCATCACCGCGTTCGCCTGTGTCTGGTACTTCCGCAGAACCCTGTTCACCTCGGCGCGAAACCTGTTCTTCCGCGGCATCTTCCCGCTCCTCGGCGGACTTGCGATGGCGGTCGCCTTCGGTATCAGCGCCAAGGACATGATCGCTCCCGACTACGGTTACACCGCCTTCGGTCCGGTCGGCGGGGTATTCGTGCTCGGCGTCGGCATGCTGGTCCTCGGGGTACCGCTGATGCTCGCGTGCTTCGCGTTCGGCACCAAGCGCTTCTTCCGCGGCGAGACGCTCACCGCCGAAACCGAGGTCAAGGTCCCCGATGTGTACTGA
- a CDS encoding sigma-70 family RNA polymerase sigma factor, producing MSADAWTAEFEELRPHLLAIGYRLTGTYADAEDIVQDAWLRRQRAAEPIADLRAWLTTVVSRLGLDTLRSATHRRVSYVGEWLPEPVITPVAGDDPLDIVVAGEDARFAAMVVLERLTPEQRVAFVLHDGFGVPFDEIAAVLGTTAPAARQLASRARRAVAAAPPPETVDTHNEVVGRLMAALAAGDVDAVVALLHPDITFTGDANRRAPTAPNVIRGPEKVARFLFGLAKRYGPNWQAGSRPVLINGELGSYTPGAPAVDGYRELMPRITAVTVTDGRVAAVWDIANPDKFTASPLRRDLPTEPGRHPRS from the coding sequence ATGTCGGCCGACGCGTGGACCGCGGAATTCGAGGAGCTGCGGCCGCATCTGCTCGCCATCGGGTACCGGTTGACCGGAACATACGCCGATGCCGAGGACATCGTCCAGGATGCGTGGCTGCGCAGGCAGAGAGCCGCCGAACCCATCGCCGACCTGCGCGCCTGGCTCACCACCGTGGTCAGCCGGCTGGGCCTGGACACCTTGCGCTCGGCGACGCACCGCCGAGTCAGCTACGTCGGGGAATGGCTTCCCGAGCCGGTAATCACCCCGGTGGCGGGGGACGACCCGCTGGACATCGTCGTGGCCGGTGAGGATGCGCGGTTCGCGGCGATGGTGGTACTGGAGCGGCTCACTCCCGAACAGCGCGTCGCCTTCGTCCTGCATGACGGTTTCGGGGTGCCGTTCGACGAGATCGCGGCGGTGCTCGGCACGACCGCCCCGGCGGCCCGCCAGCTGGCGTCGCGGGCTCGGCGCGCCGTGGCGGCGGCCCCGCCACCCGAGACCGTCGACACCCACAACGAAGTGGTCGGGCGGCTGATGGCCGCGCTCGCCGCCGGTGATGTCGACGCCGTCGTTGCGCTGCTCCATCCCGACATCACCTTCACCGGTGACGCCAACCGGCGCGCGCCGACCGCCCCGAATGTCATCCGGGGGCCGGAGAAGGTGGCGCGTTTCCTGTTCGGGCTCGCGAAGCGGTACGGCCCGAACTGGCAGGCCGGCAGCCGGCCGGTGCTGATCAACGGCGAGCTCGGCTCGTACACACCCGGCGCGCCGGCCGTCGACGGCTACCGCGAGCTGATGCCCCGCATTACCGCGGTGACGGTCACCGACGGGCGTGTGGCCGCGGTCTGGGATATCGCGAATCCGGACAAGTTCACCGCGTCTCCGCTTCGCCGGGATCTGCCCACGGAACCCGGCAGGCATCCCCGGAGCTGA
- a CDS encoding carboxymuconolactone decarboxylase family protein, with protein sequence MTPRIAALHPDDAGLFTRMMYRIAKRKFGEVPQPFTVAAHHRRLLAANAVHEMLVQAGSTTLPTAVRELAVFWTARTIGCSWCVDFGSMLARLDGLDVERLAAIDDYATSPLFDADERAAIAYADAMSTDPHAVTDEQVADLRTRFGDAGVIELTYQIGLENMRARMYSALGITEQGFSSGDACRVPWADPGEAETR encoded by the coding sequence ATGACACCCAGAATCGCCGCCCTGCACCCCGACGATGCCGGACTGTTCACCCGGATGATGTACCGCATCGCCAAACGGAAGTTCGGCGAAGTCCCGCAACCGTTCACCGTCGCCGCCCACCACCGGCGGTTGCTGGCGGCCAACGCCGTCCACGAGATGCTGGTGCAGGCCGGGTCCACGACGCTGCCCACAGCTGTCCGCGAACTGGCGGTGTTCTGGACGGCACGCACCATCGGGTGCTCGTGGTGTGTGGACTTCGGATCCATGCTGGCTCGCCTCGACGGTCTGGACGTCGAGAGGCTCGCGGCCATCGACGACTATGCGACCTCACCACTGTTCGACGCGGACGAACGCGCCGCGATCGCCTACGCCGACGCCATGAGCACCGACCCGCACGCCGTCACCGACGAGCAGGTGGCCGACCTACGCACCAGATTCGGCGACGCGGGGGTGATCGAACTGACCTACCAGATCGGATTGGAGAACATGCGGGCCCGGATGTACTCGGCGCTGGGCATCACCGAGCAGGGGTTCAGCTCCGGGGATGCCTGCCGGGTTCCGTGGGCAGATCCCGGCGAAGCGGAGACGCGGTGA
- a CDS encoding AI-2E family transporter, giving the protein MLPSRGSVFGAHLRSAATVSVQIVAVSAALWILAWVVGEAWVIILPVALAVVVCTVLWPPVRWMRSKGVPPAAAALLMLLVAVGVIAGLIAAVAPAIVEQSTELAEQATAGVVQVRDWLGGPPLNISEAQLDSAVTAINDQLNSSSSQIASGVFTGVGAATSALVTLFTTIVVLFFLLKDGPRFIPWLRRSVGHPGARHLAEVLARIWDTLGGFIRTQALVSLVDAALIGIGLVILGVPLAYALAIITFIGGFVPIVGAFVAGGLAVLIALVANGPINALLVLGVIIAVQQLEGNVLQPWLQSKSMKLHAVIVLLAVTLGASTFGVIGAFLAVPVAAAVAVIIRYYDEQVAEIAGENIGPEPPPEDEAVK; this is encoded by the coding sequence ATGCTGCCGAGCCGGGGCTCGGTATTCGGTGCCCACCTTCGATCGGCCGCCACGGTCTCGGTCCAGATTGTCGCGGTCTCGGCGGCCCTGTGGATCCTGGCCTGGGTGGTCGGTGAGGCGTGGGTGATCATCCTGCCGGTCGCGTTGGCGGTGGTGGTCTGCACCGTGCTGTGGCCACCGGTTCGCTGGATGCGGTCCAAGGGCGTCCCGCCCGCGGCCGCGGCGCTGCTGATGCTGTTGGTGGCGGTCGGGGTGATCGCGGGTCTGATTGCGGCGGTGGCGCCCGCCATCGTCGAGCAGTCGACCGAATTGGCCGAGCAAGCGACCGCCGGTGTGGTCCAGGTCCGGGACTGGTTGGGTGGCCCCCCGCTCAATATCAGTGAGGCGCAACTGGATTCGGCTGTCACCGCGATCAATGACCAGTTGAACTCCAGCAGTAGCCAGATCGCGAGCGGCGTGTTCACCGGGGTCGGGGCGGCCACCTCGGCGTTGGTGACGCTGTTCACCACGATCGTGGTGTTGTTCTTCTTGCTCAAGGATGGCCCGCGGTTCATCCCGTGGCTGCGGCGTTCGGTCGGGCATCCCGGCGCACGGCACCTGGCCGAGGTGCTGGCGCGGATCTGGGACACCCTGGGCGGGTTCATCCGCACCCAGGCTTTGGTGAGCCTGGTGGACGCCGCGCTGATCGGGATCGGCCTGGTGATCCTCGGTGTGCCGCTGGCCTATGCCTTGGCGATCATCACCTTCATCGGTGGTTTCGTGCCGATCGTGGGTGCTTTTGTCGCCGGTGGTCTGGCCGTGCTGATCGCGTTGGTCGCCAACGGGCCGATCAACGCGTTGCTGGTGCTCGGCGTCATCATCGCGGTGCAGCAGCTGGAGGGCAACGTGCTGCAGCCGTGGCTGCAGTCGAAGTCGATGAAACTGCACGCGGTGATCGTGCTGCTGGCCGTGACCCTCGGGGCGTCGACATTCGGTGTCATCGGCGCGTTCCTGGCGGTGCCGGTGGCTGCTGCGGTAGCGGTGATCATCCGGTACTACGACGAGCAGGTCGCCGAGATCGCGGGGGAGAACATCGGGCCGGAGCCGCCGCCGGAGGATGAGGCCGTGAAGTGA
- a CDS encoding succinate dehydrogenase iron-sulfur subunit, with amino-acid sequence MTSVLEKPATDGPELPPVPDGAVMVTLKIARFNPDAPDEAGYQSFRVPCLPSDRLLNLLHYVKWYLDGTLTFRRSCAHGVCGSDAMRINGVNRLACKVLMRDLLPKKASKQLTITIEPIRGLPVEKDLIVNMEPFFDAYRAVKPFLITSGNAPTKERIQSATDRARFDDTTKCILCACCTTSCPVYWSEGSYFGPAAIVNAHRFIFDSRDEGAAERLDILNEVDGVWRCRTTFNCTEACPRGIQVTQAIQEVKRALMFAR; translated from the coding sequence ATGACCAGCGTTTTGGAAAAGCCTGCGACCGACGGCCCCGAGCTGCCGCCCGTTCCCGACGGCGCGGTCATGGTCACGCTGAAGATCGCCCGGTTCAACCCGGATGCCCCCGACGAGGCCGGTTACCAGAGTTTCCGCGTCCCGTGCCTGCCGAGCGACCGGCTGCTGAACCTGCTGCACTACGTGAAGTGGTACCTCGACGGCACGCTGACGTTCCGCCGGTCCTGCGCGCACGGTGTGTGCGGATCGGACGCCATGCGTATCAACGGGGTCAACCGGTTGGCATGCAAGGTGCTGATGCGGGACCTGCTGCCCAAGAAGGCGTCCAAGCAGCTGACGATCACCATCGAGCCGATCCGCGGATTGCCCGTGGAGAAGGACTTGATCGTCAACATGGAGCCGTTCTTCGACGCCTACCGCGCGGTGAAGCCGTTCCTGATCACCAGTGGCAACGCGCCGACCAAGGAGCGCATCCAGAGCGCCACCGACCGTGCCCGCTTCGACGACACCACCAAGTGCATCCTGTGCGCGTGCTGCACCACTTCGTGCCCGGTGTACTGGAGCGAGGGGTCCTATTTCGGGCCCGCCGCGATCGTCAACGCGCACCGGTTCATCTTCGACTCCCGTGACGAGGGTGCCGCCGAGCGGCTGGACATCCTCAACGAGGTCGACGGTGTGTGGCGTTGCCGCACCACCTTCAACTGCACCGAGGCATGTCCGCGTGGCATCCAGGTGACCCAGGCGATCCAAGAGGTCAAGCGCGCCCTGATGTTCGCGCGCTAG